A region from the Streptomyces sp. 3214.6 genome encodes:
- a CDS encoding HTTM domain-containing protein, with product MENEAQRTACTGADRWLADRITAVWDLLTGRPVSLYAASVLRIGYGLLYLLFLLREFPHRAEIWGPGSAWTPALARQLFEQTGWFSILTLSDGRTYFELCYVLALVTSALFMLGWRTRVLSVLFAVMVTSFHARAIFMTDGGDNLILLMAFYLVLTACGRRWSLDARRNRLKTVRAGTAPESARSPFTLQLRDARTTLSTVVHNCGMLLIATQVCFLYGSAGLYKVQGPSWSSGTALHYVLNLELFRPWPALSHFVDEHTLAVAIAGYMTVLLQVAFPFVLFGRLKYPVLAMLLGMHIGIAALMGLPLFSGAMIVADAAFLPDRFYTFLPHLCRRAMRQTDSWHPALGRATGARTVPVQGRPGVLGSKSRVTLPAGRKDTTLAAEPASPQMPPKSS from the coding sequence ATGGAAAATGAGGCGCAGAGGACCGCGTGCACAGGCGCCGATCGGTGGCTCGCCGACCGGATCACCGCCGTGTGGGACCTTCTGACCGGCCGCCCGGTGTCCCTGTACGCCGCGTCGGTGCTGCGGATCGGCTATGGACTGCTCTACCTGCTCTTTCTGCTGCGCGAGTTCCCGCACCGTGCCGAGATCTGGGGTCCCGGTTCCGCGTGGACGCCCGCCTTGGCGCGCCAGCTCTTCGAGCAGACGGGCTGGTTCAGCATCCTGACCCTGTCCGACGGCCGCACCTACTTCGAGCTCTGCTACGTGCTGGCCCTGGTCACGTCCGCGCTGTTCATGCTGGGCTGGCGGACCCGCGTCCTGTCCGTCCTGTTCGCCGTCATGGTGACCTCGTTCCATGCCCGGGCGATCTTCATGACGGACGGGGGCGACAACCTGATCCTGCTGATGGCCTTCTACCTGGTCCTCACGGCATGCGGTCGGCGCTGGTCGCTGGACGCGCGCAGGAACAGGCTGAAGACGGTTCGCGCGGGGACCGCGCCGGAATCGGCGAGGAGTCCCTTCACGCTGCAACTCCGCGACGCCCGAACCACCTTGAGCACGGTGGTGCACAACTGCGGCATGCTCCTCATCGCGACACAGGTCTGCTTCCTCTACGGATCAGCCGGCCTTTACAAGGTCCAGGGACCTTCCTGGAGCAGCGGCACCGCACTCCACTACGTCCTCAACCTCGAACTCTTCCGGCCCTGGCCCGCGCTCTCCCACTTCGTGGACGAGCACACGCTCGCGGTCGCCATCGCCGGCTACATGACCGTGCTCTTGCAGGTGGCCTTCCCGTTCGTTCTCTTCGGCAGGCTCAAGTACCCCGTTCTCGCCATGCTGCTGGGCATGCACATTGGCATCGCCGCGCTTATGGGGCTGCCTCTGTTCTCCGGCGCGATGATCGTCGCGGACGCCGCGTTCCTTCCCGACCGCTTCTACACCTTCCTGCCCCACCTCTGCAGACGCGCGATGCGGCAGACGGACAGCTGGCATCCGGCACTCGGACGAGCGACAGGAGCCAGAACCGTACCTGTGCAGGGCAGGCCCGGCGTACTCGGCTCGAAGAGCCGAGTCACACTCCCTGCAGGGCGGAAGGACACCACGCTCGCCGCCGAGCCCGCGTCCCCCCAGATGCCCCCGAAGAGCAGTTGA
- a CDS encoding DUF5819 family protein: MEEIQQSDSGPATQERPDATAAPHKSPRGARALKSGLRAAVVLCLAASVVHVILVFFHVAPANTVSKRYSPLINAWVYPFFEQNWRLFAPDPESVNRQILARTAHTVSDGSVRVGPWFDLTAVDGSAVEHQPFPSHTAQNMLRRAWSSYVDTHGGDDKARTERALMMQKYLTNIAADRVAAHNSGTFDFIQLRVLTMPIPSGPAAGNRPPTPAENRLLPWWKVTRHGK; this comes from the coding sequence GTGGAGGAAATCCAGCAGTCCGACTCCGGTCCGGCCACGCAGGAACGTCCTGACGCCACGGCCGCACCGCACAAGTCGCCGAGGGGTGCCCGTGCCCTGAAATCCGGACTGCGCGCCGCCGTGGTCCTATGCCTGGCGGCGAGCGTCGTCCACGTGATCCTCGTTTTCTTTCACGTGGCACCGGCCAACACCGTCTCCAAGCGATACAGCCCGCTGATCAATGCATGGGTGTACCCCTTCTTCGAACAGAACTGGCGGCTCTTCGCCCCGGACCCCGAATCCGTCAATCGCCAGATTCTGGCGAGAACCGCACACACCGTCTCCGACGGATCGGTCCGTGTAGGTCCCTGGTTCGACTTGACCGCCGTGGATGGTTCCGCAGTCGAACATCAGCCGTTCCCGAGCCACACGGCTCAGAACATGCTGCGCCGTGCCTGGTCCAGCTACGTCGACACGCACGGAGGAGACGACAAGGCGCGCACGGAACGCGCCTTGATGATGCAGAAGTACCTGACCAACATCGCCGCGGACCGCGTCGCCGCCCACAACAGCGGCACCTTCGACTTCATTCAGCTCCGCGTCCTCACCATGCCCATCCCGTCCGGCCCCGCCGCCGGCAATCGCCCGCCGACGCCGGCCGAGAACCGGCTCCTGCCCTGGTGGAAGGTGACCCGCCATGGAAAATGA
- a CDS encoding ice-binding family protein: protein MKLKIPQLADRRTLSGVLASALAATIAAVLVALTPTQALAIATQVPLATAASFSVLAGQGVTNTGPSLISHDLGTHPNPSITGFPPGLVLGAVHAADAVALQAKSDLVTAYDNAAGQATNFALASAIGNGQTLLPGVHTAVSGVGLTGDLILDAAGNPNAVWVFQIPEALTTASSSRVLLTNGASACNVFWQIGSSATLGTNSTFVGTIMALTSITVTTGTNIEGRALARNGSVTLDNNRIFLGGCATSTTGGTTTGSTAGTTAGTTTGATTGTIAGATSGGLLSGGLVTGGVLSGPILSPGASSGNVAGTTSGNTEGTTSGNTEGNTAGNTAGNTAGNTSSGATVGNTAGNTSGGNGGGHDHAPGGPNHGVKPGRPDHGGRPDHGEYGHGEYGHGEYGHGEYGHGKYDHGKYDHGKYDHAGYDHAKQPDENYGYEETPKGYEGDDHSMGYED from the coding sequence ATGAAGCTGAAGATCCCGCAATTGGCTGATCGCCGTACTTTGTCCGGCGTACTGGCCTCCGCGCTCGCCGCGACCATTGCCGCCGTGCTGGTCGCCCTGACCCCGACGCAGGCGCTGGCCATCGCTACGCAGGTGCCTCTGGCCACGGCCGCGAGTTTCTCCGTTCTGGCGGGTCAGGGAGTCACCAATACCGGCCCCTCGCTGATCTCCCACGACCTTGGGACGCACCCGAATCCGTCCATCACCGGATTCCCGCCAGGCCTGGTACTCGGCGCTGTACACGCGGCGGACGCTGTCGCACTTCAGGCCAAGTCCGACCTGGTCACGGCGTACGACAATGCGGCCGGCCAGGCCACGAACTTCGCACTCGCGTCGGCAATCGGCAACGGCCAGACGCTGCTTCCGGGCGTCCACACCGCTGTCTCCGGTGTCGGGCTCACCGGTGACCTGATCCTGGACGCCGCGGGGAACCCGAACGCCGTCTGGGTGTTCCAGATTCCTGAAGCTCTGACGACTGCGTCCTCCAGCCGAGTGCTCCTCACCAACGGGGCTTCGGCGTGCAACGTCTTCTGGCAGATCGGGAGTTCGGCCACGCTCGGCACCAACTCCACATTCGTGGGCACCATCATGGCTCTGACCTCGATCACCGTGACGACAGGGACGAACATCGAGGGGCGGGCGCTGGCCCGTAATGGCTCCGTGACGCTCGACAACAACAGGATCTTCCTCGGCGGGTGCGCTACCTCCACCACTGGTGGAACGACGACGGGATCGACCGCCGGCACCACGGCGGGAACGACCACCGGCGCCACGACCGGAACGATCGCAGGCGCCACGAGCGGCGGGCTGCTCAGCGGCGGGCTGGTCACCGGTGGCGTCCTGAGCGGGCCGATCCTCTCCCCCGGCGCCTCTTCGGGCAACGTTGCCGGCACCACTTCCGGGAACACCGAAGGCACCACTTCCGGGAACACCGAAGGCAACACCGCCGGGAACACCGCGGGCAACACCGCGGGGAACACCAGCTCCGGGGCCACCGTGGGCAACACGGCCGGGAACACCTCCGGCGGTAACGGCGGCGGACACGACCACGCGCCCGGCGGCCCGAACCACGGCGTCAAGCCTGGAAGGCCCGACCACGGGGGCAGGCCCGACCACGGCGAGTACGGCCACGGCGAGTACGGCCACGGCGAGTACGGCCACGGCGAGTACGGCCACGGCAAGTACGACCACGGCAAGTACGACCACGGCAAGTACGACCACGCCGGGTACGACCACGCCAAGCAGCCTGACGAGAACTACGGCTACGAAGAGACGCCCAAGGGCTACGAGGGCGACGACCACTCCATGGGCTACGAGGACTAG
- a CDS encoding S8 family peptidase: protein MLAATLGAALAFGAPGALAGTLPVVPSTAPVAKAHAPAAVPASRSAAWVAGTRAYLVITAPGDSSAVRSAITANGGTVFSNFDAIGVIVAHSASSGFAATMRGVAGVQQVGATRTSDVPADAYNPALPANPAQASTPAGEPVRADMSQIKADQAWAVNPGSASVTVGILDTGVDDQHQDLAPNFDAADSVSCAYGKPDTRAGAWRDVDTHGTHVAGTIAAAKNGKGVVGVAPGVKIAAVRVAEPGNSFFFAENTICGFVWAGDHGFKVTNNSYYTDPWQFNCPDNIDQAAIIEGVKRAQEYAEGKGSLQIAAAGNENYDLAHKTTDSASPNDSTPVTRTITNACLDIPTELPGVVTVAANGTGVTKASFSNYGQGVIDVAAPGSNVYSTVPGGGYGSKSGTSMATPHVVGVAALIASANPGITPAQLRAKLAEQANDIACPSDSRCTGTTANNSFFGEGQVDALKAVGTTPPTGKYFENLADFAINDNATVESPITVTGVTGNAPATLKVGVDIKHTYIGDLKVDLVAPDGTVYTLHNHAGGSADDIAQTYTVNASSEVANGTWKLRVNDNAASDTGKIDAWNLTF, encoded by the coding sequence GTGCTGGCGGCCACGCTCGGTGCCGCCCTCGCGTTCGGCGCCCCGGGAGCCCTCGCGGGCACGCTCCCCGTCGTCCCCTCCACCGCGCCGGTCGCCAAGGCCCACGCTCCTGCCGCCGTGCCGGCATCCCGGAGTGCGGCCTGGGTGGCCGGGACGCGTGCCTACCTCGTGATCACCGCCCCCGGTGACAGTTCGGCGGTCCGCTCGGCGATCACGGCCAACGGCGGCACCGTCTTCTCGAACTTCGACGCCATCGGCGTGATCGTCGCCCACTCGGCGTCCAGCGGATTCGCCGCCACCATGCGCGGCGTCGCCGGCGTGCAGCAGGTCGGCGCCACGCGTACCTCGGACGTCCCGGCCGACGCCTACAACCCGGCACTCCCGGCCAATCCGGCCCAGGCCTCGACCCCGGCCGGAGAACCGGTCCGGGCCGACATGAGCCAGATCAAGGCCGACCAGGCCTGGGCCGTGAACCCGGGCTCCGCCTCCGTCACGGTCGGCATCCTGGACACCGGTGTGGACGACCAGCACCAGGACCTGGCGCCCAACTTCGACGCGGCCGACTCGGTCTCCTGCGCCTACGGCAAGCCCGACACCCGTGCCGGCGCGTGGCGGGACGTCGACACGCACGGCACCCACGTAGCGGGCACCATCGCCGCGGCCAAGAACGGCAAGGGCGTCGTCGGCGTGGCACCCGGGGTGAAGATCGCCGCGGTCCGGGTCGCCGAGCCGGGCAACTCCTTCTTCTTCGCCGAGAACACCATCTGCGGCTTCGTCTGGGCCGGTGACCACGGCTTCAAGGTCACCAACAACAGCTATTACACGGACCCGTGGCAGTTCAACTGCCCGGACAACATCGACCAGGCCGCCATCATCGAGGGCGTCAAGCGCGCCCAGGAGTACGCCGAGGGCAAGGGCTCCCTCCAGATCGCCGCCGCGGGCAACGAGAACTACGACCTCGCCCACAAGACGACCGACTCCGCGAGCCCGAACGACTCGACGCCGGTCACCCGCACCATCACCAACGCCTGCCTCGACATCCCGACCGAGCTGCCGGGCGTGGTCACGGTCGCGGCCAACGGCACTGGCGTCACCAAGGCCTCGTTCTCCAACTACGGTCAGGGCGTCATCGACGTCGCGGCGCCGGGCAGCAACGTGTACTCCACCGTCCCCGGCGGCGGCTACGGCAGCAAGAGCGGCACCTCGATGGCCACCCCGCACGTGGTCGGCGTGGCGGCACTCATCGCCAGCGCCAACCCGGGCATCACCCCGGCGCAGCTCCGCGCCAAGCTGGCCGAGCAGGCCAACGACATCGCCTGCCCCTCGGACAGCCGCTGCACGGGCACGACGGCCAACAACTCGTTCTTCGGCGAAGGACAGGTCGACGCCCTCAAGGCCGTCGGGACCACCCCGCCGACCGGCAAGTACTTCGAGAACCTCGCGGACTTCGCGATCAACGACAACGCGACCGTGGAGAGCCCGATCACCGTCACCGGCGTGACCGGCAACGCCCCGGCCACCCTCAAGGTGGGTGTGGACATCAAGCACACCTACATCGGTGACCTGAAAGTCGACCTGGTGGCGCCCGACGGCACCGTCTACACGCTGCACAACCACGCCGGCGGCAGCGCCGACGACATCGCCCAGACCTACACCGTGAACGCCTCCTCGGAGGTCGCGAACGGCACCTGGAAGCTGCGCGTCAACGACAACGCCGCCTCCGACACAGGCAAGATCGACGCCTGGAACCTGACCTTCTAG
- a CDS encoding TIGR02679 family protein, whose translation MSTPPIPPHLAEPRLRPLWQAVHDRLSSGRPVSGVRVGPLDDDEREALADLLGMDRLPDQRPTVRLARLEDAVAGAGAGTVRDLVAQVIGPLGDREAERRRHEDERSALWVWLADQDTVRSQPALSEWTAYCRAQGLVGGSVARTRDLLTAALTVLAALPAEGEPLPVFAARTRHGDPHALDDGTRLATLVLRALSTLYGTPVPDGSQARRALWSRAGVADDELSTTVLAAGLRPSGEGMLSRLSRICSESGHAVSLTLAQLRSPGDVRFPARPVHITENPSVLALALRRFGAHCPPLVCTSGWPNSAVIRLLHLLAAEGAPLRYHGDFDGEGVRIAAHVMHKTSAVPWRMSTHDYLAGLTHTPHGPAPGRLTEAPWDLALTPAMARRGTALMEETVAASLLDDLSREPTHL comes from the coding sequence ATGAGCACGCCCCCCATCCCCCCGCACCTCGCCGAACCCCGCCTGCGCCCTCTCTGGCAGGCGGTGCACGACCGTCTGTCCTCCGGCCGCCCCGTCAGCGGGGTGCGCGTGGGCCCGCTCGACGACGACGAACGGGAGGCCCTGGCCGACCTCCTGGGCATGGACCGGCTGCCCGACCAGCGGCCGACCGTGCGTCTCGCCCGGCTGGAGGACGCCGTGGCCGGGGCCGGCGCCGGCACCGTACGGGACCTGGTCGCACAGGTCATCGGCCCGCTCGGCGACCGGGAGGCCGAACGCCGGCGCCACGAGGACGAACGGAGCGCACTGTGGGTCTGGCTGGCGGACCAAGACACCGTCCGGTCCCAGCCCGCGCTGTCCGAGTGGACCGCGTACTGCCGTGCCCAGGGGCTGGTGGGCGGCTCGGTCGCCCGTACCCGCGACCTGCTGACCGCCGCCCTCACCGTGCTCGCCGCGCTGCCCGCCGAGGGCGAACCCCTGCCGGTGTTCGCGGCCCGCACACGGCACGGCGACCCGCACGCCCTGGACGACGGCACCCGCCTCGCCACCCTCGTGCTGCGGGCCCTGTCCACGCTCTACGGCACCCCCGTGCCCGACGGCTCCCAGGCGCGGCGCGCACTCTGGTCCCGGGCCGGCGTCGCCGACGACGAGCTGTCCACGACGGTCCTCGCCGCCGGACTCCGCCCGTCCGGCGAGGGCATGCTGAGCCGACTGAGCCGCATCTGCTCCGAGTCCGGCCACGCCGTCTCGCTCACCCTGGCCCAGCTGAGGTCACCGGGTGACGTCCGCTTCCCCGCCCGACCCGTCCACATCACGGAGAACCCGAGCGTCCTCGCCCTGGCACTGCGCCGCTTCGGCGCGCACTGCCCGCCGCTGGTCTGTACCTCGGGCTGGCCCAACAGCGCCGTCATCCGCCTCCTGCACCTCCTCGCCGCGGAGGGCGCGCCACTGCGCTACCACGGAGACTTCGATGGCGAGGGCGTCCGCATCGCGGCCCACGTCATGCACAAGACCTCTGCCGTCCCCTGGCGCATGTCCACCCACGACTACCTCGCCGGCCTCACCCACACCCCGCACGGCCCCGCCCCGGGTCGCCTCACCGAGGCCCCCTGGGACCTGGCCCTCACCCCGGCCATGGCGCGACGGGGAACGGCCCTGATGGAGGAAACGGTGGCGGCCTCCCTCCTCGACGACCTCTCCCGAGAACCCACCCACCTTTGA
- a CDS encoding TIGR02680 family protein has protein sequence MSVTELPVRGTDSPTDGIAPTRARWQPVRAGILNVWRYYDETFTFHEGRLLLRGPNGTGKSKALELLLPFLFDANLRPHRLSTFGGSERTMHWNLMGEGATGKTRVGYVWMEFGRADGGWFSCGARLQASVHTSGVQTDYFTTARRLGDRPDGISLLNEAGQPLTRAALADALEGHGEIHATAADYRSTIRRTLFAGLGEQRYEALITALLQLRQPKLSERLDPSLLSTLLSKALPPLGETEIGELAEGFERLDRQREDLKRLDEEVSAAAAIAGRQRGYAQRVLRAAAAQLISATTDLDNRTRIARESAEQHRQALHDQEVTGRRRAELGERVEELDAAVQGLVDSDLYQQGKELDQLRRRAQDTAQTAHRLRATADDRQRRFHADDEQAGAAVRQAEEYAHHARDTAEDAERTARTVGMESVHTELRAALADAPATDDPAQEANRVRQVRHLLRGAVKGRRDQMAAVREAVERHERAVGDRTAAETALDGARDGLAEAMTRRDEAARECAQALQAQAELLREWAAGCVELRIDDVEELAARAAVEADVLAVVERAVRAQDQAITQYETRFRTARETALEHRERTVRAVEALTAQTDLPPPAPPFRTTDRATMEGAPLWRLVAFRDGVPEDVQAGVEAALEASGLLDAWVSPEDTIELAGHDTFAAPAWATPAPGPSLLEVLRPEEDSPVSGDRVARLLAGIAYGDQLPHWHTAAVAADGSWRLVAAIGTWSKEAPAHIGSHAREQARARRIAELTARLTELNTHLASLDARLRALRESRSRLDADLAARPRHRELDERRRRWDRAEEAVGVRDDAVRVAVKVLDGREADVSRCLRTLGRLSSEHALPTERSRLNELSAAVDAFADTADAWADAHLHWATALGRAAAARSQAERSLEAAQESQAEADRAETEARALAATLQAVDSSVGEDFRQIAARIGELRQDARRSREEITASDGELSRLQRRIGALEATMAEDVRRRDDATATRDASALRFRHLCLLGLPQDTGAPPERAALHLTAQDGARATLYAAREIAADWPNLPHEPRNLGDAVQRLSEAVHQARQVLGRRADLDLEADEDVQIFTATMDGARTGATGLLHTLTAERDGSRDDITVAERRLFDQTLTGDTRRHLAARIRQAGELVDRMNGHLQRVRTASNVSVQLVWRIHPDLPAGTQTARTLLLKEPKNVTDADREALHAFFRARIEEAKARNTAATWEEQLAEVLDYTAWHQFVVRLDRANGAGWQVLTKKLHGALSGGEKAIALHLPLFAAVAAHYEAVPEAPRLILLDEVFVGVDATNRGQIFALLAALDLDLMLTSDHEWCHYRELSGIAVHQLITGTDGDDAVTSARFVWTGTGMQSDEGSGADEGRGAGDPGT, from the coding sequence GTGAGCGTGACCGAACTGCCGGTACGCGGCACGGACTCGCCGACGGACGGCATCGCTCCCACCCGGGCCCGCTGGCAGCCCGTCCGCGCCGGCATCCTCAACGTCTGGCGGTACTACGACGAGACGTTCACGTTCCACGAGGGGCGCCTGCTGCTGCGCGGGCCGAACGGCACGGGCAAGTCGAAGGCGCTGGAGCTGCTGCTGCCGTTCCTCTTCGACGCGAACCTGCGGCCCCATCGGCTGTCCACCTTCGGCGGCTCCGAGCGCACCATGCACTGGAACCTCATGGGCGAAGGAGCCACCGGCAAGACCCGCGTGGGGTACGTGTGGATGGAGTTCGGCCGGGCCGACGGCGGATGGTTTTCCTGCGGAGCCCGGCTGCAGGCCAGCGTCCACACGAGCGGCGTCCAGACCGACTACTTCACCACCGCCCGGCGCCTCGGCGACCGCCCCGACGGCATCTCCCTCCTCAACGAGGCGGGCCAGCCCCTCACCCGGGCCGCGCTCGCGGACGCCCTGGAGGGCCACGGCGAGATCCACGCCACGGCCGCCGACTACCGGTCCACGATCCGCCGCACCCTGTTCGCCGGCCTCGGCGAGCAGCGCTACGAGGCACTGATCACGGCCCTGCTCCAGCTCCGGCAGCCGAAACTCTCCGAGCGGCTCGACCCGTCCCTGTTGTCCACCCTGCTGTCCAAGGCCCTGCCGCCGCTCGGCGAGACGGAGATCGGGGAGCTCGCCGAGGGGTTCGAGCGGCTCGACCGGCAGCGCGAGGACCTGAAGCGGCTCGACGAGGAGGTCAGCGCCGCGGCCGCCATCGCCGGCCGGCAACGCGGCTACGCCCAGCGGGTGCTGCGCGCCGCCGCCGCACAGCTGATCTCCGCGACGACGGACCTGGACAACCGCACCCGGATCGCCCGGGAGAGCGCGGAGCAGCACCGACAGGCCCTGCACGACCAGGAGGTCACCGGGCGGCGCAGGGCGGAGCTGGGCGAGCGGGTCGAGGAACTCGACGCGGCCGTCCAGGGCCTGGTCGACAGCGACCTCTACCAGCAGGGCAAGGAGCTGGACCAACTCCGCCGCCGCGCCCAGGACACCGCGCAGACCGCCCACCGGCTGCGCGCCACCGCCGACGACCGGCAGCGCCGCTTCCACGCGGACGACGAACAGGCGGGCGCCGCCGTCCGACAGGCCGAGGAATACGCCCACCACGCCCGGGACACCGCCGAGGACGCCGAGCGCACGGCCCGCACCGTGGGCATGGAGTCCGTGCACACGGAGCTGCGCGCCGCCCTCGCCGACGCTCCCGCCACCGACGATCCCGCGCAGGAGGCCAACCGGGTCCGTCAGGTCCGCCATCTGCTGCGCGGCGCCGTCAAGGGCCGGCGCGACCAGATGGCGGCGGTCCGCGAGGCCGTCGAACGCCATGAGCGGGCAGTGGGCGACCGCACCGCCGCCGAAACCGCCCTGGACGGCGCCCGGGACGGCCTGGCCGAGGCCATGACCCGTCGCGACGAAGCGGCCCGGGAGTGCGCGCAGGCCTTGCAGGCACAGGCGGAGCTGCTCCGGGAGTGGGCCGCCGGATGTGTGGAACTGCGGATCGACGACGTCGAGGAACTGGCCGCGCGAGCCGCCGTCGAAGCGGACGTGCTGGCCGTCGTGGAGCGTGCCGTACGCGCCCAGGACCAGGCGATCACCCAGTACGAGACGCGGTTCCGGACGGCGCGGGAGACCGCGCTGGAGCACCGCGAGCGGACCGTCCGGGCCGTCGAGGCGCTCACGGCACAGACCGACCTCCCGCCGCCCGCCCCGCCGTTCCGCACCACGGACCGTGCCACGATGGAGGGCGCACCCCTGTGGCGGCTGGTGGCCTTCCGCGACGGCGTCCCCGAGGACGTCCAGGCCGGCGTCGAGGCGGCACTGGAGGCATCGGGACTGCTCGACGCATGGGTCAGCCCCGAGGACACGATCGAGCTGGCCGGCCACGACACCTTCGCGGCGCCCGCCTGGGCGACACCCGCGCCGGGCCCCTCCCTGCTCGAGGTCCTGCGACCCGAAGAGGACAGCCCGGTGTCCGGCGACCGGGTGGCCCGGCTCCTCGCAGGCATCGCCTACGGGGACCAGCTCCCGCACTGGCACACCGCCGCCGTCGCCGCGGACGGCAGCTGGCGGCTGGTCGCGGCCATCGGCACCTGGAGCAAGGAGGCCCCCGCCCACATCGGCTCCCACGCCCGGGAACAGGCCAGAGCGCGGCGCATCGCCGAACTCACCGCCCGCCTCACCGAGCTGAACACGCACCTCGCGTCGCTCGACGCGCGGCTGCGCGCCCTGCGCGAGAGCCGCTCCCGGCTCGACGCCGACCTCGCGGCCCGCCCCCGGCACCGCGAGCTCGACGAGAGACGGCGCCGCTGGGACCGTGCGGAGGAGGCGGTCGGAGTGCGTGACGACGCCGTCCGCGTCGCGGTCAAGGTGCTCGACGGGCGGGAAGCCGACGTGAGCCGTTGCCTGCGCACCCTGGGCAGGCTCTCCTCGGAACACGCCCTGCCCACCGAGCGCAGCCGCCTGAACGAACTGTCTGCCGCGGTCGACGCGTTCGCCGACACGGCCGACGCATGGGCCGACGCACACCTGCACTGGGCCACCGCCCTCGGCCGCGCCGCCGCGGCGCGCAGCCAGGCCGAACGCTCCCTGGAGGCCGCCCAGGAGAGCCAGGCGGAGGCCGACCGGGCCGAGACCGAGGCACGGGCGCTCGCCGCCACCCTCCAGGCCGTCGACAGCTCGGTCGGCGAGGACTTCCGCCAGATAGCGGCCCGCATCGGCGAGTTGAGGCAGGACGCCCGCCGCAGCCGCGAGGAGATCACCGCGAGCGACGGCGAACTGAGCCGCCTCCAGCGCCGTATCGGCGCGCTGGAGGCGACCATGGCCGAGGACGTCCGGCGACGCGACGACGCCACCGCCACGAGAGACGCCTCGGCGCTCCGCTTCCGCCACCTGTGCCTGCTCGGCCTGCCCCAGGACACGGGCGCTCCACCGGAACGGGCCGCTCTGCACCTGACCGCACAGGACGGCGCCCGCGCCACGCTGTACGCGGCCCGCGAGATCGCCGCGGACTGGCCGAACCTCCCCCACGAACCGCGCAACCTGGGGGACGCCGTGCAGCGGCTGTCGGAGGCGGTCCACCAGGCCCGTCAGGTCCTCGGCCGCCGCGCCGACCTCGACCTGGAAGCCGACGAGGACGTCCAGATCTTCACCGCCACCATGGACGGCGCGCGGACCGGCGCGACGGGACTGCTCCACACCCTCACCGCCGAACGGGACGGCAGCCGGGACGACATCACCGTCGCCGAGCGTCGCCTCTTCGACCAGACCCTCACCGGGGACACCCGGCGCCACCTGGCCGCCCGGATCCGTCAGGCGGGCGAACTCGTCGACCGCATGAACGGCCACCTGCAGCGGGTCCGTACGGCGTCGAACGTCTCCGTCCAACTGGTGTGGCGCATCCACCCCGACCTCCCGGCCGGCACCCAGACCGCCCGGACGCTCCTGCTCAAGGAGCCCAAGAACGTCACCGACGCCGACCGCGAGGCCCTGCACGCCTTCTTCCGGGCCCGCATCGAAGAGGCGAAGGCCAGAAACACGGCGGCCACCTGGGAGGAACAGCTCGCCGAGGTCCTCGACTACACCGCCTGGCACCAGTTCGTGGTCCGGCTCGACCGCGCGAACGGCGCCGGATGGCAGGTGCTCACGAAGAAACTCCACGGCGCCCTGTCCGGCGGCGAGAAGGCCATCGCCCTGCACCTGCCGCTCTTCGCAGCCGTCGCCGCGCACTACGAGGCCGTACCCGAGGCGCCTCGGCTGATCCTCCTCGACGAGGTCTTCGTCGGCGTCGACGCCACCAACCGCGGGCAGATCTTCGCCCTGCTCGCCGCGCTCGACCTCGACCTGATGCTCACCTCGGACCACGAGTGGTGCCACTACCGCGAACTCTCCGGCATCGCCGTCCACCAACTGATCACGGGAACGGACGGCGACGACGCGGTGACCAGCGCCCGCTTCGTGTGGACGGGGACAGGCATGCAGTCGGACGAAGGCAGCGGAGCCGACGAAGGCAGAGGTGCAGGGGACCCCGGGACATGA